One region of Macadamia integrifolia cultivar HAES 741 chromosome 11, SCU_Mint_v3, whole genome shotgun sequence genomic DNA includes:
- the LOC122092708 gene encoding malate dehydrogenase, mitochondrial → MRTSMLRSVESVLRGGVSSSSSSSSHLLRRSYSSESHPERKVAVLGAAGGIGQPLSLLMKLNPLVSKLALYDIAGTPGVAADVSHINTRSEVAGYMGEEQLEQALTGSDVVIVPAGVPRKPGMTRDDLFNINAGIVKSLCTAIAKYCPNALVNMISNPVNSTVPIAAEVFKKAGTYDEKKLFGVTMLDVVRAKTFYAGKAKVNVSEVNVPVVGGHAGVTILPLFSQATPKANNLSDEDIVALTKRTQDGGTEVVEAKAGKGSATLSMAYAGAVFADACLKGLNGVPDIVECSFVQSSITELPFFASKVKLGKNGVEEILGLGPLSDYEKQGLENLKSELKSSIEKGIKFAKEN, encoded by the exons atgagGACTTCAATGTTGAGATCTGTTGAATCAGTTCTTAGAGGaggggtttcttcttcttcttcctcctcttctcatCTCCTTCGCCGATCTTATTCATCCGAATCACATCCCGAGCGTAAAGTCGCCGTCTTGGGAGCTGCGGGTGGGATAGGTCAGCCCCTCTCTCTTCTCATGAAGCTCAATCCTCTCGTCTCTAAGCTCGCTCTCTACGATATTGCCGGAACCCCTGGTGTCGCCGCCGATGTCAGCCACATCAACACTAGATCTGAG GTCGCTGGGTACATGGGCGAAGAGCAACTAGAGCAGGCTCTGACGGGATCTGATGTGGTCATCGTTCCTGCTGGTGTGCCGAGGAAACCCGGAATGACCCGTGATGATCTTTTCAACATCAATGCCGGCATCGTAAAATCTCTCTGTACTGCCATCGCTAAGTACTGCCCTAAT GCACTGGTTAATATGATCAGCAATCCTGTGAATTCCACGGTTCCTATTGCTGCTGAGGTTTTTAAGAAGGCAGGAACATACGACGAAAAGAAGCTATTTGGTGTGACTATGCTTGATGTTGTGCGGGCTAAGACCTTCTACGCTGGCAAGGCCAAGGTTAATGTTTCTG AGGTCAATGTCCCTGTTGTTGGTGGTCACGCGGGCGTTACCATTCTCCCCCTCTTCTCCCAG GCAACGCCCAAAGCCAATAATCTGTCGGATGAAGACATTGTGGCTCTTACAAAGCGAACACAAGATGGAGGCACGGAGGTTGTGGAAGCGAAAGCTGGAAAGGGCTCTGCGACATTATCAATGGC CTATGCTGGGGCCGTTTTTGCCGATGCTTGCTTGAAGGGACTTAATGGGGTTCCGGACATTGTGGAATGTTCTTTTGTGCAATCAAGCATCACCGAACTACCATTCTTTGCCTCTAAG GTTAAGCTTGGAAAGAATGGTGTGGAGGAAATCCTGGGTTTGGGTCCCCTCTCAGACTATGAGAAACAGGGTCTGGAAAATCTCAAGTCCGAACTGAAGTCCTCTATTGAGAAGGGAATCAAGTTCGCGAAGGAGAACTGA